One genomic window of Candidatus Eremiobacteraceae bacterium includes the following:
- a CDS encoding substrate-binding domain-containing protein, with protein MKQRGLRILAIAAAILTLASCSKSSSPTAAQSPGTTASAAGNVSGSKSIGVSLLDLQAQFYQAMEQGMKDEAGKYGYTIVFTDANHDQAKQTSQVEDFLSKHVDVIILSPADSKAVGPAIVEANNAKVPVFTADIASTASRGTVVSHIASDNIQGGQVAADLLGAALNGSGTIAIIDEPEVTSVQDRVKGFKDELAAKYPNVHIVADQPAGGERAMAASVTDNLLQRFPSLAGIFGINDDSALGALAAVKSAGKVGTIKIVGYDANPEARTAIDAGQMVGDPEQHPDQIGKLTIDAIHDYFSGKTPPAKIPVAVGSYTGPSTAK; from the coding sequence GACGTTGGCGAGCTGCTCTAAGAGCTCGTCGCCCACGGCCGCGCAAAGCCCCGGCACGACGGCGAGCGCCGCCGGCAACGTGTCCGGCTCGAAGAGCATCGGCGTTTCCCTGCTCGACCTGCAAGCCCAGTTCTATCAAGCGATGGAGCAAGGCATGAAGGACGAGGCGGGCAAGTACGGCTACACGATCGTCTTCACCGACGCCAATCACGACCAGGCCAAGCAGACGTCGCAAGTCGAGGACTTCCTCAGCAAGCACGTCGACGTCATCATTCTCTCCCCCGCGGACTCCAAAGCGGTCGGACCCGCGATCGTCGAGGCGAACAACGCAAAGGTGCCGGTGTTCACCGCCGACATCGCGAGCACGGCGTCGCGCGGCACGGTGGTCTCGCACATCGCGTCCGACAACATCCAAGGCGGCCAAGTCGCGGCAGATCTGCTCGGCGCGGCGCTCAACGGAAGCGGAACCATCGCGATCATCGACGAGCCCGAAGTCACATCGGTGCAAGATCGCGTGAAAGGCTTCAAAGATGAGCTCGCCGCGAAGTATCCCAACGTGCATATCGTCGCCGACCAGCCCGCAGGCGGAGAACGCGCGATGGCGGCGTCGGTCACCGACAACCTGCTGCAGCGTTTTCCGAGTCTCGCCGGCATCTTCGGCATCAACGACGATTCGGCGCTCGGGGCGCTGGCCGCGGTGAAATCTGCCGGCAAAGTCGGCACGATCAAGATCGTCGGATACGACGCCAACCCCGAAGCCAGGACCGCGATCGACGCCGGCCAGATGGTGGGCGACCCCGAACAGCATCCCGATCAGATCGGCAAGCTGACGATCGACGCGATCCACGATTATTTCTCCGGCAAGACGCCGCCGGCGAAGATACCGGTCGCCGTCGGTTC